A stretch of the Bacillus licheniformis DSM 13 = ATCC 14580 genome encodes the following:
- a CDS encoding YerC/YecD family TrpR-related protein gives MQIDKLRGRELDQLFQSILSLKDLEECYRFFDDLCTINEIQSLAQRLEVARMLRDGNTYHKIETETGASTATISRVKRCLNYGNDAYIMALDRVKANQSESSS, from the coding sequence ATGCAGATCGATAAATTGCGCGGGAGAGAGCTGGACCAGCTTTTTCAATCCATACTATCACTAAAAGATCTCGAAGAATGCTATCGTTTTTTCGATGATTTATGCACAATAAATGAAATTCAATCATTGGCTCAGCGGCTCGAAGTAGCCAGAATGCTGCGCGACGGCAACACGTATCATAAAATTGAGACGGAAACCGGAGCGAGCACCGCGACCATTTCCAGGGTAAAGCGCTGCCTGAACTACGGAAATGACGCTTATATCATGGCGCTGGACCGCGTCAAAGCAAATCAATCTGAATCATCTTCATGA
- the purH gene encoding bifunctional phosphoribosylaminoimidazolecarboxamide formyltransferase/IMP cyclohydrolase, producing the protein MTIKRALISVSDKTNIVPFVKELTELGVEVISTGGTSKLLQENGVDVIGISEVTGFPEIMDGRLKTLHPNIHGGLLAVRGNEKHMAQLNEQGIQPIDLVVVNLYPFKETVSKEDVTFEEAIENIDIGGPGMLRAAAKNHQDVAVIVDPRDYSPVLNDLKENGSVSLEKKRELAAKVFRHTAAYDALIADYLTNVTGEKEPEQFTVTFEKKQSLRYGENPHQEAVFYQSALPVKGSIASAEQLHGKELSYNNIKDADAALQIVREFTEPAAVAVKHMNPCGVGTGNTIEEAFNKAYAADETSIFGGIIALNREVDKATAETLHKIFLEIIIAPAFSQEALDILTSKKNLRLLTLDVNQPVKNEKQLTSVQGGLLIQDLDMHGFDDADITIPTKREPTEQEWADLKLAWKVVKHVKSNAIVLAKDDMTIGVGAGQMNRVGSAKIAIEQAGEKAKGSALGSDAFFPMPDTVEEAAKAGVTAIIQPGGSVRDEDSIKKADEYGIAMVFTGIRHFKH; encoded by the coding sequence ATGACGATCAAACGCGCATTAATCAGCGTATCTGATAAAACGAACATTGTCCCTTTTGTAAAAGAATTGACAGAGCTTGGCGTTGAAGTGATTTCAACAGGGGGCACAAGCAAACTTCTTCAGGAAAACGGCGTTGACGTCATCGGCATTTCTGAAGTGACGGGCTTTCCCGAAATCATGGACGGCCGTCTGAAAACCCTTCATCCGAATATTCACGGCGGGCTTCTTGCCGTACGCGGCAACGAAAAGCACATGGCGCAGCTGAATGAGCAGGGTATCCAGCCAATCGACCTTGTCGTTGTCAATTTATATCCTTTTAAAGAAACGGTTTCTAAAGAAGATGTCACATTCGAAGAAGCGATTGAGAATATCGACATCGGCGGCCCCGGCATGCTTCGCGCTGCAGCGAAAAACCACCAGGACGTGGCGGTCATCGTCGATCCCCGCGATTACAGCCCTGTGCTGAACGACTTGAAAGAAAACGGCAGCGTCTCTCTTGAGAAAAAACGCGAGCTTGCGGCGAAGGTGTTCCGCCACACGGCAGCATATGACGCGTTGATCGCTGACTATTTAACAAATGTAACCGGTGAAAAAGAGCCTGAACAGTTCACCGTCACTTTTGAGAAAAAACAATCGCTCCGCTACGGCGAAAATCCGCATCAGGAAGCAGTCTTTTATCAAAGCGCGCTCCCTGTCAAAGGGTCGATCGCTTCAGCTGAACAGCTGCACGGAAAAGAGCTTTCCTACAACAACATCAAAGACGCGGATGCGGCACTTCAAATTGTCCGCGAGTTCACCGAGCCGGCTGCGGTTGCCGTCAAGCATATGAACCCTTGCGGCGTCGGGACGGGCAACACGATCGAAGAGGCGTTTAACAAAGCATACGCCGCTGACGAAACATCGATTTTCGGCGGCATCATCGCCCTGAACCGCGAAGTGGACAAAGCGACTGCTGAAACGCTTCACAAAATCTTTTTGGAAATCATTATCGCGCCGGCATTCAGCCAAGAAGCGCTTGATATTTTAACATCCAAGAAAAACCTTCGCCTCTTGACCCTCGATGTCAATCAGCCTGTGAAAAACGAAAAACAGCTGACATCTGTTCAAGGCGGGCTCTTGATTCAGGATCTGGATATGCACGGCTTTGACGACGCTGACATTACGATTCCGACGAAAAGGGAGCCGACCGAACAGGAATGGGCTGACCTGAAGCTTGCTTGGAAAGTCGTGAAGCACGTCAAATCGAATGCGATTGTCCTGGCAAAGGACGATATGACGATCGGCGTCGGCGCCGGGCAAATGAACCGCGTCGGCTCGGCGAAAATCGCAATTGAGCAAGCCGGGGAGAAAGCAAAAGGAAGCGCGCTCGGATCAGATGCCTTCTTTCCGATGCCTGATACGGTCGAAGAAGCGGCTAAAGCCGGTGTGACGGCAATCATTCAGCCGGGCGGCTCGGTTCGTGATGAAGATTCAATTAAAAAAGCGGATGAATACGGGATCGCGATGGTGTTCACCGGAATCCGCCATTTCAAACATTAA
- a CDS encoding adenine deaminase C-terminal domain-containing protein produces MSERTLIWKNKHIRSQVDVVSSRLQPTLLLRNASVLNPYVKQWIPANVWIHHDRIVYVGRDLPKTAVKTTIDCEGKYIVPGYIEPHVHPFQIYNPQTLAEYVSQFGTTTFVNDNLFLLLHCGKKKAFSILEELKKQPVHYYWWSRYDLQTEVLNEDQILSIDYRKHWGEHPDVIQGGEMTGWPRLLDGDDLILHCMQCTKRRRKRIEGHFPGASEKTLTKMKLFGADADHEAMTGKEVLKRLELGYHVGLRQSSIRPDLRKILRELHEEGFHHYDHMFYTTDGATPNFYKEGMTNKLIEIAIEEGVPLIDAYNMASFNIAKYYHMEDILGVVAPGRYATLNILNSPDEPNPETVLAKGRLIKSGGINMNAFSVPDWQKGGLVPLNLSYDLTMDDLQFSMPLGLKMRNSVIMEPYTIEIDNSVNQLSFDHDESYLSLFDKYGKWRVNTMLKGFATRIQGFVSSYSTTGDIIAIGKNKEDMLLAFKRMKEIGGGIVLAENGKILHEIPLHLSGGASIETYEKVLEREKALKELLFERGYTFDDPIYTLLFLQSTHLPYIRVTPKGIFDVMKKTVLFPSIMR; encoded by the coding sequence ATGTCCGAACGCACCTTAATTTGGAAAAACAAGCACATCAGATCGCAAGTTGATGTTGTAAGTTCAAGGCTGCAGCCAACGCTCCTTTTACGAAATGCATCTGTACTGAACCCGTATGTAAAGCAATGGATTCCAGCAAACGTATGGATTCATCATGACAGAATCGTTTATGTCGGCCGTGACTTGCCGAAGACGGCTGTTAAAACTACAATAGATTGTGAAGGAAAATACATTGTACCCGGGTATATTGAGCCGCATGTACATCCTTTTCAAATTTATAATCCCCAAACTTTGGCCGAATATGTGTCACAGTTTGGAACGACCACATTCGTAAATGACAACTTGTTTCTGCTTTTACATTGCGGAAAAAAGAAAGCGTTTTCTATACTGGAGGAACTGAAAAAACAGCCTGTCCACTACTATTGGTGGTCAAGGTATGACTTGCAGACCGAAGTGTTGAATGAAGATCAAATCTTATCGATCGATTACCGAAAACATTGGGGAGAACACCCGGATGTCATCCAGGGAGGAGAAATGACAGGCTGGCCGCGCCTTTTGGACGGCGATGATCTGATCCTTCATTGCATGCAGTGCACGAAAAGAAGGAGAAAGCGGATCGAGGGCCATTTTCCGGGGGCATCGGAAAAAACGCTGACGAAGATGAAGCTTTTCGGCGCTGACGCCGATCATGAAGCCATGACTGGAAAGGAAGTGCTGAAGCGGCTTGAACTTGGTTACCACGTCGGCTTGAGGCAGTCTTCCATCCGCCCTGATTTGCGAAAAATTTTGCGCGAGCTGCACGAAGAAGGCTTTCACCATTATGACCATATGTTTTATACAACGGACGGCGCAACGCCGAACTTTTATAAAGAAGGCATGACAAACAAGCTGATTGAAATCGCCATCGAAGAGGGCGTGCCGCTGATCGACGCCTATAATATGGCTTCGTTTAATATCGCGAAGTATTACCATATGGAGGACATCCTTGGGGTGGTTGCACCGGGCAGATACGCGACGCTCAACATTTTGAATAGCCCTGATGAACCGAATCCGGAGACGGTTTTGGCAAAAGGTCGGCTGATCAAATCAGGCGGCATAAATATGAATGCGTTTTCAGTTCCGGATTGGCAAAAAGGGGGTCTTGTCCCTCTGAACCTTTCATATGATCTAACGATGGATGATTTGCAGTTTTCCATGCCGCTCGGCTTGAAAATGAGGAATTCCGTCATTATGGAGCCTTATACGATTGAGATTGACAACTCTGTGAACCAGCTTTCTTTTGATCATGATGAAAGCTATCTCTCGCTGTTCGACAAATACGGAAAGTGGCGTGTCAATACGATGCTGAAAGGCTTTGCAACCCGCATCCAAGGTTTCGTCAGCTCCTATTCGACAACGGGAGACATTATCGCGATCGGCAAAAACAAGGAAGACATGCTTTTGGCCTTCAAACGGATGAAAGAAATCGGAGGAGGTATCGTATTAGCGGAAAACGGAAAAATTCTGCACGAAATTCCTCTTCATTTAAGCGGCGGCGCATCAATTGAGACGTATGAAAAGGTGCTTGAAAGGGAAAAAGCGTTAAAAGAGCTTCTGTTTGAAAGAGGCTATACGTTCGACGACCCGATCTACACCCTGCTCTTTTTGCAAAGCACCCATCTGCCTTATATCAGGGTGACGCCGAAAGGGATCTTTGATGTGATGAAAAAAACTGTACTCTTTCCATCGATAATGCGTTAA
- a CDS encoding YgaP family membrane protein gives MKQNIGLFDAVFRIACGLTILSAAAAKFTRKPWCRMTLFCMFMGAMKAASGILRFCPMTYVCQTYMKQQGETGEQS, from the coding sequence ATGAAGCAAAACATCGGACTGTTTGACGCCGTTTTTCGCATTGCCTGCGGACTGACGATCCTGTCGGCGGCAGCGGCAAAGTTTACGAGAAAACCGTGGTGCAGAATGACGCTTTTCTGCATGTTTATGGGGGCGATGAAGGCCGCTTCCGGCATTTTACGATTTTGTCCCATGACATATGTTTGCCAAACGTATATGAAGCAACAGGGAGAGACTGGCGAACAATCATAA
- the purD gene encoding phosphoribosylamine--glycine ligase encodes MNVLIIGRGGREHTLAWKAAQSPLVGTVYAAPGNDGMAGTAVLVDLDEGNHEGLLAFAKENNIGLTIVGPEVPLIEGLVDAFEEAGLPVFGPSKNAAVIEGSKQFAKDLMKKYQIPTAEYETFTSFENAKAYVEEKGAPIVIKADGLAAGKGVTVAMTAEEAVQCLHDFLEDEKFGEASASVVIEEFLSGEEFSLMAFVKGEKVYPMVIAQDHKRAFDGDKGPNTGGMGAYSPVPQISDAVVEDAVKTILEPAAEAMVKEGRSFTGVLYAGLMLTEKGTKVIEFNARFGDPETQVVLPRLESDLVQVLVDLLADREVELKWKDTAAVTVVLASDGYPESYEKGAPIGTLEPDMEQTVVFHAGTKKSGDQFVTNGGRVANVTAFAETFDAAREAAYQAVDRVRKPGLFYRMDIGSRALKAAQK; translated from the coding sequence GTGAACGTATTGATTATCGGCAGAGGCGGCAGGGAGCACACGCTCGCCTGGAAAGCGGCGCAAAGCCCTCTTGTCGGCACTGTATATGCGGCGCCCGGCAATGACGGAATGGCCGGGACCGCCGTACTCGTTGATCTTGACGAAGGCAATCACGAAGGGCTTCTCGCTTTCGCAAAGGAAAACAATATCGGACTGACGATCGTCGGTCCTGAGGTCCCTTTAATCGAAGGGCTTGTTGATGCATTTGAAGAAGCGGGCCTTCCGGTGTTTGGACCGTCGAAAAATGCAGCTGTGATTGAAGGAAGCAAGCAGTTTGCCAAGGATCTTATGAAAAAATACCAGATTCCGACAGCAGAATACGAAACGTTTACATCTTTTGAAAACGCAAAGGCGTATGTTGAGGAAAAAGGCGCTCCAATCGTTATTAAAGCCGACGGGCTTGCCGCCGGAAAAGGCGTCACAGTCGCGATGACAGCCGAAGAAGCGGTTCAGTGTCTGCATGACTTTTTAGAAGATGAAAAGTTCGGCGAAGCAAGCGCATCTGTCGTCATCGAGGAATTTTTGAGCGGTGAAGAATTTTCGCTGATGGCTTTTGTCAAAGGTGAGAAAGTGTATCCGATGGTGATTGCACAGGATCACAAGCGGGCATTTGACGGAGACAAGGGCCCGAATACAGGGGGAATGGGCGCGTATTCTCCGGTGCCGCAGATTTCGGATGCGGTCGTCGAAGACGCCGTTAAAACGATTTTGGAGCCGGCGGCCGAAGCGATGGTTAAAGAAGGCCGTTCGTTTACGGGAGTCTTGTATGCCGGGTTAATGCTGACCGAAAAAGGAACAAAAGTGATCGAATTCAACGCGAGATTCGGGGATCCCGAAACCCAGGTCGTCCTGCCGCGTCTTGAATCAGACCTTGTCCAGGTCTTGGTTGATCTCCTCGCAGACAGAGAAGTGGAGCTGAAGTGGAAGGATACGGCGGCAGTCACCGTTGTTCTTGCATCTGACGGCTATCCGGAAAGCTATGAAAAAGGCGCGCCGATCGGCACGCTTGAGCCTGACATGGAGCAGACCGTCGTCTTTCACGCAGGCACGAAAAAAAGCGGCGATCAGTTTGTGACGAACGGCGGCCGCGTCGCCAATGTCACCGCGTTTGCAGAGACGTTTGATGCGGCAAGGGAAGCAGCCTATCAAGCGGTGGATCGAGTAAGAAAACCGGGGCTGTTTTACCGGATGGACATCGGCTCGCGTGCGCTCAAGGCAGCACAGAAATAA
- the purM gene encoding phosphoribosylformylglycinamidine cyclo-ligase, whose protein sequence is MSESYKNAGVDIEAGYEAVKRMKKHVERTKRIGAMGGLGGFGGMFDLSELPYKQPVLISGTDGVGTKLKLAFAMDKHDTIGIDAVAMCVNDVLAQGAEPLFFLDYLAVGKADPVKIEEIVKGVAEGCVQSGSALVGGETAEMPGLYTEDEYDIAGFSVGAAEKDGIVTGENISEGHLLIGLSSSGLHSNGFSLVRKVLLEDAGLNLDETYAPFERPLGEELLEPTKIYVKPVLEAVKSGKIAGMAHVTGGGFIENLPRMMPDGLGVEIDIGSWPVPPIFPFIQEKGGLKSEEMFNVFNMGIGFVLAVKEEDMTDVIQTLENNGEKAYLIGRVKAGSGVVFGGAGLS, encoded by the coding sequence TTGTCTGAAAGCTATAAAAACGCCGGGGTTGATATTGAAGCCGGATATGAAGCCGTAAAACGAATGAAAAAACATGTGGAAAGAACGAAGCGAATCGGCGCAATGGGCGGACTTGGCGGGTTTGGCGGCATGTTTGACCTGTCGGAACTGCCGTACAAACAGCCGGTTCTCATTTCGGGAACGGACGGTGTCGGCACAAAACTGAAGCTCGCTTTTGCGATGGACAAGCATGACACGATCGGCATCGATGCCGTCGCGATGTGTGTCAACGATGTGCTCGCTCAAGGAGCGGAGCCGCTTTTCTTCCTCGATTACCTTGCGGTCGGAAAAGCCGATCCCGTCAAAATTGAAGAGATCGTAAAAGGCGTCGCAGAAGGCTGCGTACAGTCGGGATCAGCGCTTGTCGGCGGAGAAACGGCGGAAATGCCGGGGCTTTATACAGAGGATGAATACGATATCGCCGGGTTCTCGGTCGGAGCTGCCGAAAAAGATGGCATCGTCACGGGCGAAAATATCAGCGAAGGGCACCTTTTAATCGGACTTTCTTCAAGCGGCCTTCACAGCAACGGCTTCTCTCTCGTTCGGAAAGTTCTTCTTGAAGATGCCGGTCTGAACCTTGATGAGACGTATGCACCTTTTGAACGGCCTCTTGGCGAAGAGCTTTTAGAGCCGACGAAAATCTATGTCAAGCCTGTCCTTGAAGCGGTGAAATCAGGCAAAATCGCCGGCATGGCGCACGTGACCGGCGGCGGTTTTATCGAAAACCTGCCGCGCATGATGCCCGATGGCCTCGGCGTTGAAATCGACATCGGCTCCTGGCCCGTTCCTCCTATCTTCCCGTTCATTCAGGAGAAAGGCGGCCTGAAATCCGAGGAAATGTTTAATGTTTTCAATATGGGAATCGGCTTTGTTCTTGCGGTGAAAGAAGAGGATATGACAGACGTGATCCAAACGCTCGAAAACAACGGTGAAAAAGCCTATCTCATCGGCAGAGTGAAAGCCGGAAGCGGCGTTGTGTTTGGCGGTGCCGGTCTTTCATGA
- a CDS encoding cytochrome P450 has translation MSQTKQQNPIQKALINGKNRQDPYDPFPWYKKMRTESPIHYDEDSKVWSVFRYDDVKRVISDKDFFSNQFPQLGTGNTFAKTMISMDPPKHTRIRSIVNKAFTPRVMKEWEPRIRELTNQLLADVRGREEIDLVQDFSYPLPVIVISELLGVPLVYKHHFKEWSDLLVSLPKSDRPEDVNEWKNIRDQGEEELTAFFEKMIEEKRQNLGNDLISLLIKAEQEGDKLSPDELVPFCNLLLMAGNETTTNLVSNAVYSILETPGVYDELARHPELIPQAVEEAVRFRAPAPMIVRFVKQDTEIRGVSLKKGEGVIAFLASANRDETKFERAHEFDIHRHPNPHIGFGHGIHFCLGAPLARLEAAIAIEALLKQYASMEKLAVVPMADSSMYGLKHFRLRVKSAGETAPN, from the coding sequence ATGAGTCAAACAAAACAGCAGAACCCCATTCAGAAAGCGCTGATTAACGGAAAGAACAGACAAGACCCGTATGATCCGTTTCCGTGGTATAAAAAAATGCGCACCGAATCACCGATTCACTATGATGAAGACAGCAAAGTGTGGAGTGTGTTCCGCTATGACGATGTCAAAAGAGTGATCAGCGACAAAGACTTTTTTTCAAATCAATTCCCTCAGCTTGGAACTGGCAATACGTTTGCGAAAACGATGATCAGCATGGATCCGCCGAAACACACGAGAATCAGATCGATCGTCAACAAGGCTTTTACACCGCGCGTCATGAAGGAGTGGGAGCCGCGCATTCGCGAACTGACGAATCAATTGCTCGCTGATGTCCGCGGCAGGGAAGAGATCGACCTTGTACAGGATTTTTCATATCCGTTGCCCGTAATCGTCATTTCGGAATTGCTCGGCGTTCCTTTGGTGTATAAGCATCATTTCAAAGAATGGTCCGACCTGTTGGTCAGCCTGCCGAAGAGCGATCGGCCGGAAGATGTGAACGAGTGGAAAAACATCAGGGACCAAGGCGAAGAAGAGCTGACCGCATTCTTTGAAAAGATGATTGAAGAGAAAAGACAAAACCTCGGCAATGACCTGATTTCGCTTTTGATCAAAGCCGAACAAGAAGGGGACAAGCTGTCCCCTGATGAATTGGTTCCATTTTGCAATCTGCTCTTGATGGCGGGGAATGAAACGACGACGAATTTAGTTTCAAATGCGGTCTACAGCATTCTCGAAACACCGGGCGTGTATGACGAGCTCGCCAGGCATCCTGAACTGATTCCGCAGGCAGTCGAGGAAGCCGTCCGTTTCCGGGCGCCAGCGCCGATGATTGTGCGCTTCGTTAAACAGGATACCGAGATCAGAGGAGTAAGCTTGAAAAAAGGAGAAGGTGTGATCGCTTTCCTTGCTTCTGCCAACCGTGATGAAACGAAATTTGAGAGGGCGCACGAATTTGATATTCACCGCCATCCGAACCCGCATATCGGATTTGGGCACGGCATCCACTTTTGTTTGGGCGCCCCGCTCGCAAGGCTGGAAGCGGCGATCGCCATTGAGGCGCTCTTAAAGCAGTATGCCTCGATGGAAAAGCTTGCGGTCGTGCCGATGGCCGACAGCAGCATGTACGGCTTGAAACATTTCCGTCTGCGGGTGAAGTCAGCAGGGGAAACGGCGCCTAACTAA
- the purN gene encoding phosphoribosylglycinamide formyltransferase, translating to MKKFAVFASGSGTNFEAIERRMREENWDAEIVLVVCDKPDAKVLERAEKAGIPSFAFQPKSFDNKAAFEQVIVEQLRLHGAEWIVLAGYMRLIGDTLLSAYRNKIINIHPSLLPAFPGIDAVGQAYRAGVKVAGITVHYVDEGMDTGPIIAQRAVELEKSETLASLEEKIHKLEHELYPEVIKELLELNGRGEKE from the coding sequence ATGAAAAAATTCGCGGTATTTGCATCAGGAAGCGGAACGAATTTTGAAGCAATCGAAAGAAGAATGAGAGAAGAGAACTGGGATGCCGAAATTGTCCTCGTCGTCTGTGACAAGCCCGATGCGAAAGTGCTTGAAAGGGCGGAAAAAGCCGGAATCCCGTCGTTCGCCTTCCAGCCGAAATCGTTCGACAATAAAGCTGCATTTGAACAAGTGATCGTTGAACAGCTCCGCCTTCACGGAGCGGAATGGATTGTGCTGGCGGGGTATATGAGGCTGATCGGCGATACGCTTCTTTCGGCTTACCGGAATAAAATCATCAACATCCATCCGTCGCTCCTGCCGGCGTTTCCCGGCATCGACGCGGTCGGACAAGCGTACAGAGCAGGCGTGAAAGTGGCAGGCATCACGGTTCACTACGTTGACGAAGGCATGGACACCGGTCCGATTATCGCCCAGCGCGCCGTTGAGCTTGAAAAAAGCGAAACACTCGCGTCTCTTGAAGAAAAGATACACAAATTGGAGCATGAACTTTATCCCGAAGTAATCAAAGAGCTTCTTGAACTAAATGGCAGAGGTGAAAAGGAATGA
- a CDS encoding TetR/AcrR family transcriptional regulator gives MADSYRGDKRITKSKTNLKKALFELLAEKEWGKISVQDITQRANLNRTTFYQHYQDKYDLLHQHMRDMFEAMKEDIFSPLDIDSSGKKPEAYWYVLRFYHHLQQNSGDFAIIINRRYELNIKELLNDFWNDSFLTGIKKTAAADTDRSVPLDIQRRFVISAFAGTAAWWLENGMPYPPELMAESMIKIIQKN, from the coding sequence TTGGCTGACAGCTACCGCGGGGACAAGCGGATCACAAAATCGAAAACAAACTTAAAAAAAGCCTTGTTTGAACTGCTTGCTGAAAAAGAATGGGGAAAAATCTCTGTGCAGGATATTACGCAACGGGCAAACTTGAATCGAACGACATTTTATCAGCATTATCAAGATAAATACGATTTGCTTCATCAACATATGAGGGATATGTTTGAGGCGATGAAAGAGGATATTTTTTCGCCGCTTGATATAGATAGCAGCGGGAAAAAGCCAGAAGCGTACTGGTATGTGCTGCGCTTTTATCATCATTTGCAACAGAACAGCGGCGATTTTGCGATTATCATCAACAGAAGATATGAGCTGAACATTAAGGAGCTGCTCAATGATTTTTGGAATGACAGCTTTTTGACGGGAATCAAAAAAACGGCAGCTGCTGATACTGACCGCTCAGTGCCTCTCGACATTCAGCGGCGGTTTGTGATTTCCGCCTTTGCGGGCACAGCCGCATGGTGGCTTGAAAACGGCATGCCTTATCCGCCCGAATTGATGGCTGAATCGATGATCAAGATCATCCAAAAAAATTGA
- a CDS encoding DUF3048 domain-containing protein codes for MNRYVRVLLCFASLLLLASCQSQEQQEKEKNIHPLTGLKADGDIRQRPIAVVVNNHSKARPQSGLSKADIVIEALSEGPITRLLAIYQSDMPEAVGPVRSAREYFIDLALGFDSILVHHGWSPGAKDRLLNGDADHINGMDHDGTLFWRADFREAPHNSYTSYKNVKQAADDKGYAIETRTEPLTFKASPDKPSDALYSIRLDYGTKSVTNRVEYGYDKKVEGYVRKSDGVLTTDLETEEPVVLQNILIAEAEHHMKDAYGRRDIDLRSGGKGLLLQNGEVHRISWKNENGRIIPTADGKTVPFVPGKTWINIVPDLSKVSISKGEGV; via the coding sequence GTGAATCGATATGTAAGAGTACTGCTTTGTTTTGCTTCGCTTTTACTGCTTGCATCGTGCCAGTCGCAGGAACAGCAGGAAAAGGAAAAGAACATTCATCCGCTGACAGGGTTGAAGGCGGACGGAGATATTCGGCAGCGGCCCATTGCCGTTGTGGTGAACAATCATTCAAAAGCAAGGCCGCAGTCGGGATTAAGCAAGGCTGACATTGTCATTGAAGCTCTCAGTGAAGGACCGATCACACGATTGTTGGCGATCTATCAAAGCGATATGCCTGAAGCGGTTGGCCCAGTCCGCAGCGCCCGGGAGTATTTCATTGATTTGGCTCTCGGTTTTGACAGCATCCTTGTGCATCACGGCTGGAGTCCGGGGGCAAAAGACCGCCTGTTGAACGGCGACGCCGATCATATCAATGGAATGGATCACGACGGGACCCTGTTTTGGAGAGCCGATTTTCGGGAAGCGCCGCATAATTCGTACACATCATACAAAAACGTAAAGCAAGCAGCAGATGACAAAGGATATGCCATCGAAACCCGCACAGAACCGCTCACTTTTAAAGCAAGCCCTGATAAACCTTCGGATGCGCTTTATTCTATACGGTTAGATTATGGAACAAAATCCGTTACAAACCGTGTCGAATATGGTTATGATAAAAAGGTTGAAGGCTATGTGAGAAAGTCAGACGGCGTTTTGACAACAGACCTTGAAACAGAAGAACCGGTTGTTCTTCAAAACATTCTAATAGCGGAAGCCGAACATCATATGAAAGATGCGTACGGGAGAAGGGATATTGACCTTCGTTCAGGCGGAAAAGGACTCCTTCTGCAAAACGGGGAAGTCCATCGGATCAGCTGGAAGAACGAAAACGGCCGGATCATACCGACGGCGGACGGCAAAACCGTTCCGTTCGTGCCGGGAAAAACGTGGATCAATATCGTTCCCGATCTCAGCAAGGTTTCTATTAGCAAAGGAGAAGGTGTGTAA
- a CDS encoding DUF6376 family protein — MKRILIVLAGIGLLGAGGCGMLDQVNDGLNYTNEAAGYIQKVKTFAEEAPSLAEQAVNDTGAKEKLETQLESIQQAAADFNELTPPDAAAEVHNTIEKHNETLQKSAEDVLKSVEEGKLTVEKLEQSELVQSAQQISDVMGQIEKLTE; from the coding sequence ATGAAAAGAATTCTTATAGTTCTTGCCGGAATTGGCCTTTTAGGTGCGGGCGGATGCGGAATGCTTGATCAGGTGAATGACGGATTGAACTATACAAATGAAGCGGCCGGCTATATCCAAAAAGTGAAGACATTTGCGGAGGAGGCGCCTTCCTTGGCTGAACAGGCTGTAAACGACACGGGTGCAAAAGAAAAGCTGGAAACTCAGCTTGAGTCTATCCAGCAGGCTGCAGCCGATTTTAATGAATTAACCCCTCCTGATGCCGCAGCCGAGGTTCATAACACCATCGAGAAGCATAATGAAACACTGCAAAAAAGCGCTGAGGATGTTTTGAAAAGTGTTGAGGAAGGAAAATTAACAGTCGAGAAGCTGGAGCAGTCAGAATTGGTGCAAAGCGCTCAGCAGATCAGCGATGTGATGGGCCAGATTGAAAAATTGACCGAATAG